From Candidatus Berkelbacteria bacterium, one genomic window encodes:
- a CDS encoding SDR family oxidoreductase encodes MILVTGGAGYIGAVVVHQLLERGEAVRIFDKLFFTEAPLKGVRDKIELVQGDIRTIDPSVLEGVTAIIHAAGLSNDPTAEYNPQANHEMNTVATERLAKLAKSMGIKRFIFASSCSIYDKGFNAEDILQDETAVLKPRAAYSVSKYQAEQILLKMADEHFKPVIFRQGTVYGYSPRMRYDLVVNTFVRDALTKGRLTVNAGGEMWRPLIDVTDIGLAYLTALTVPVDKIGGQIFNLSYKNYRVLELAHWVREALKDEAHIDIDVDYTNYNTRSYRVSTTKTERLLGFRPKVSVKDSVLYMIEKIREEKKTDFENPIYYNIKWMTFLDETERLLKKIGSVYDLPEADKATLGAKLAIKEPVTK; translated from the coding sequence ATGATCCTGGTCACAGGTGGAGCTGGCTACATTGGCGCAGTCGTTGTCCACCAACTCTTAGAGCGAGGCGAGGCAGTTCGGATTTTTGACAAACTTTTCTTTACCGAGGCGCCGCTCAAAGGGGTGCGTGACAAGATTGAGCTCGTCCAGGGCGATATTCGAACGATTGACCCCTCTGTTCTTGAAGGAGTAACCGCGATTATTCATGCCGCCGGACTTTCCAACGACCCGACGGCAGAATACAACCCGCAGGCGAACCACGAAATGAACACGGTCGCGACCGAACGTCTGGCCAAACTCGCTAAAAGCATGGGCATTAAGCGATTCATCTTTGCCTCGTCATGTTCGATTTACGACAAAGGTTTTAATGCCGAGGATATTCTGCAAGATGAAACGGCTGTGCTCAAACCTCGCGCCGCCTACTCGGTCTCGAAGTACCAGGCCGAGCAGATTCTTCTTAAAATGGCTGACGAGCATTTTAAACCAGTTATTTTTCGCCAAGGGACAGTCTATGGCTATAGCCCTCGGATGCGCTACGACCTGGTGGTCAATACATTCGTTAGAGACGCGCTGACCAAAGGTCGACTGACGGTTAACGCCGGTGGCGAAATGTGGCGGCCACTGATCGACGTCACCGACATTGGGCTTGCCTATCTAACCGCGCTAACAGTGCCAGTCGATAAAATCGGTGGGCAGATTTTCAATTTGAGTTACAAGAACTATCGCGTTCTTGAGCTTGCCCATTGGGTCCGTGAAGCGCTCAAAGACGAGGCCCATATTGATATCGACGTGGACTACACCAACTACAACACCCGTTCCTACCGAGTTTCCACGACGAAGACCGAGCGACTCCTCGGTTTCCGGCCCAAGGTTTCCGTTAAAGACTCGGTGCTCTACATGATTGAAAAAATCCGTGAAGAAAAAAAGACTGACTTTGAAAACCCGATTTACTACAACATCAAGTGGATGACATTCCTCGATGAAACTGAACGATTGCTCAAAAAAATCGGCAGTGTCTATGACTTACCCGAGGCAGACAAGGCTACTCTTGGCGCAAAACTAGCAATTAAAGAGCCAGTCACCAAATGA
- a CDS encoding glycosyltransferase: MIPHGTDPFVVVRGDVLADALGRKQGVTAYTLKINSGQPKTLGEKVKFFFSNLARPISVVQNDLKDYDVIVPYLFLPVAPWSIWLIRFFARWQVSRVIQLIQPKFVINASYFSFSVTPSRYYRLIYDLVDDFDGSPREGWFDRSVRQFVGRELKSADEIWTISLGLMSKLKQVGYQTIRYVPNGTTVDKFRTVSDTKISALRRKLGVTNKTVIGYIGNHASWSGIDFVLDLARKVPKNWIFLVVGGGSEVDKHKATAPKNMKFIGPVLPSEVATYFRLTDIGILPFIRMPFTDNALPIKVIEYGAARKLLIAERLTELQRLRFPHVVFPKRRSVAAWLAALKTTRRTRWQAGWDQTIEAFDWNEIAKKIPLDY; encoded by the coding sequence ATGATTCCGCACGGAACCGATCCGTTTGTCGTTGTTCGGGGCGATGTGCTGGCTGACGCCTTGGGTCGGAAGCAGGGTGTCACGGCCTATACGCTCAAAATCAACTCTGGTCAACCCAAGACGCTCGGCGAGAAGGTCAAGTTTTTTTTTAGTAATCTGGCACGGCCGATTTCAGTCGTGCAAAACGACCTCAAAGATTACGATGTTATTGTTCCCTATCTCTTTTTACCCGTTGCGCCGTGGTCGATTTGGCTGATCCGGTTTTTCGCCCGCTGGCAAGTAAGCCGCGTGATTCAGCTTATTCAGCCAAAGTTCGTAATAAATGCGTCTTACTTTTCGTTTTCGGTTACTCCAAGCCGTTACTATCGCCTAATCTACGACCTGGTGGATGATTTCGACGGCTCACCGCGTGAAGGTTGGTTCGATCGATCAGTTCGTCAATTTGTGGGGCGCGAACTTAAGTCGGCTGATGAGATTTGGACGATCTCACTCGGCCTCATGTCTAAACTTAAGCAGGTTGGCTACCAAACGATTCGCTATGTGCCGAATGGCACCACGGTTGATAAATTTCGCACAGTTTCTGATACAAAAATTTCGGCCCTTCGGCGCAAACTTGGAGTCACAAATAAAACTGTGATTGGATACATCGGCAACCATGCTTCTTGGTCTGGGATCGATTTTGTTCTTGATCTCGCCCGAAAGGTGCCTAAAAATTGGATTTTTCTCGTTGTCGGTGGTGGATCAGAAGTCGACAAGCACAAAGCGACTGCGCCAAAGAACATGAAATTTATAGGGCCAGTTTTACCTAGCGAAGTCGCAACCTATTTCCGGTTGACTGACATTGGCATTCTGCCATTTATTCGGATGCCGTTTACGGATAATGCGCTTCCAATCAAAGTGATCGAATATGGCGCGGCCCGCAAGCTCTTAATCGCCGAACGTCTAACCGAGTTGCAACGTTTAAGATTTCCTCACGTTGTATTTCCTAAACGCCGGTCGGTTGCCGCCTGGTTAGCCGCCTTGAAAACTACTCGCCGCACGCGGTGGCAGGCAGGCTGGGATCAAACAATTGAGGCCTTTGACTGGAACGAAATTGCCAAAAAGATCCCGCTTGATTATTAG
- the rfbD gene encoding dTDP-4-dehydrorhamnose reductase: protein MKARPTMIIGANGALGSDLVLAYGNEALAVTHAELEVGDESRVQAYLKKANPQAVINTAAYHQLDECERNPAQAFAVNALGALYGARACAEIGAKFLYVSTDYVFDGAKQKPYLETDKPNPESVYAVSKLAGEQFALHYNDKAYVVRTCGLYGATPSRVKGTNFVLTMLKLAREKGMVSVVDDQFITPTSTRDLANQIKRILEDGQPGLYHATSAGSCSWYEFAEAIFVEASMSIELRRNQTDLATLAVKRPTYSVLENQALKDQRIDIMRSWRDALKDYLRDLLASQSPHAPSEALAA, encoded by the coding sequence ATGAAGGCTCGCCCGACCATGATTATAGGAGCGAACGGCGCGCTTGGCTCCGATTTAGTACTTGCCTATGGCAACGAAGCTTTAGCCGTGACGCATGCCGAGTTAGAAGTTGGTGATGAATCGAGGGTGCAAGCCTATCTTAAAAAAGCGAATCCCCAAGCGGTAATTAATACCGCGGCTTATCACCAACTAGATGAGTGTGAACGCAACCCCGCTCAAGCTTTCGCCGTCAATGCGCTTGGCGCTTTATATGGAGCGCGCGCGTGCGCTGAAATTGGCGCCAAGTTTCTTTATGTGAGCACTGATTATGTCTTCGATGGCGCTAAGCAAAAACCTTATCTTGAAACTGACAAACCGAATCCAGAGAGTGTTTATGCCGTGAGCAAATTAGCCGGCGAACAATTTGCCCTTCATTACAACGACAAAGCTTATGTCGTCCGCACTTGCGGTCTCTATGGTGCCACGCCTTCGCGTGTTAAAGGCACAAATTTTGTTTTGACGATGCTCAAATTGGCTCGTGAAAAGGGAATGGTCTCGGTAGTGGACGACCAGTTTATAACGCCAACCTCCACCCGCGACCTGGCAAATCAAATTAAGCGCATCCTTGAGGATGGCCAACCGGGTCTCTACCACGCAACCTCGGCCGGGAGTTGTAGCTGGTACGAGTTTGCCGAAGCTATTTTTGTCGAGGCGTCAATGTCAATTGAGTTGAGGCGTAACCAAACTGATCTAGCCACTCTCGCTGTCAAGCGTCCCACCTATTCTGTTTTAGAAAATCAGGCCCTTAAAGATCAGAGGATCGATATCATGCGTTCCTGGCGAGACGCGCTCAAAGACTATCTGCGCGATTTACTAGCCTCGCAATCTCCCCATGCCCCATCCGAAGCTCTCGCGGCTTGA
- a CDS encoding methyltransferase domain-containing protein, with protein sequence MPHPKLSRLEAYVAGRFDDLAGNAEMFPEDLALDDWQWLAVVKVLAPISGQTVLDAGCAKGKFVARLEAEGAKAIGIDLSPALLAAARARGLRARFLEGSVTALPFEDESFDAVICIEVLEHVPELERALKELGRVLRPGGSLVVIDKNRAGLHPEWPYPAALYKWWGERRGRWMYSLDAPIQETWFTASGLKDMLAKQVGPTEVSFPRRFTRTLTARLTRLLPLLSYDLLWHSQKRVKNTSIKE encoded by the coding sequence ATGCCCCATCCGAAGCTCTCGCGGCTTGAAGCCTACGTCGCTGGCCGTTTCGATGATCTAGCAGGTAATGCGGAGATGTTTCCGGAAGATCTCGCGCTAGATGATTGGCAGTGGCTGGCAGTTGTTAAAGTACTCGCTCCAATCAGCGGTCAGACTGTGCTCGATGCCGGTTGCGCTAAGGGGAAGTTCGTCGCTCGCCTTGAGGCGGAAGGAGCGAAAGCGATAGGAATCGACTTGAGTCCGGCTCTGCTTGCGGCGGCGCGAGCGCGCGGATTGAGGGCTAGATTTCTTGAAGGATCAGTCACCGCCTTGCCCTTTGAAGATGAGTCGTTTGACGCGGTGATTTGCATTGAGGTTTTAGAACATGTGCCGGAACTTGAGCGCGCGCTCAAAGAATTAGGTCGCGTCTTGCGGCCTGGCGGCAGTTTGGTGGTGATCGACAAAAATAGGGCTGGGCTTCACCCCGAGTGGCCGTATCCAGCCGCCCTTTATAAATGGTGGGGAGAACGCAGAGGGCGCTGGATGTACTCACTTGACGCGCCGATTCAAGAGACATGGTTTACCGCAAGTGGATTGAAAGATATGCTTGCAAAACAAGTTGGCCCAACCGAAGTTTCGTTTCCTCGCCGTTTTACTCGGACCTTGACCGCTCGACTAACTCGCCTGTTACCTCTTTTGTCGTATGATCTTTTGTGGCATTCACAAAAACGAGTAAAGAATACATCTATTAAAGAATAA
- a CDS encoding methyltransferase domain-containing protein: MSATQAIINEIEPLCYLVERKIVGQANLALARSWAHSSAIRHAKSIDAIEHFARIRSKDKLRILNASGLACGHQDFAIASYLAKRYPIDWTVFESPTSPYLENKTLKKMLAEYEIKLELSDFTEDEKLYGDKIYDVILFTEIAEHLDHTTLLRSLEAIRDRLAPNGIIILTTPNLASLGSRLSLLRGNGDLGYWGDGRANREDGLWGHIVYYDIRRLKRLLADSGLTTLEAMTFWYRPDRSPIGRLLYLASQLMPSGRQTIFLVAERGEHTPIPAAI; encoded by the coding sequence ATGTCAGCAACGCAAGCCATCATTAACGAAATTGAACCTCTCTGCTATTTGGTAGAACGCAAAATTGTCGGTCAGGCTAACCTCGCCTTAGCTCGATCCTGGGCGCATTCAAGCGCAATTCGCCACGCTAAAAGCATCGATGCGATTGAGCATTTTGCCCGAATCAGATCCAAGGACAAGCTCCGAATTCTGAACGCCTCCGGACTTGCTTGCGGTCACCAAGATTTCGCAATTGCCAGTTATCTAGCTAAGCGTTATCCGATCGATTGGACTGTTTTTGAATCTCCGACCAGCCCATATCTTGAAAATAAAACTCTCAAAAAAATGCTCGCCGAGTATGAAATTAAGCTCGAACTGTCTGATTTCACCGAGGATGAAAAGCTGTATGGCGACAAAATCTATGATGTGATTCTGTTTACAGAAATTGCCGAACATCTCGATCACACCACCCTCTTGCGTTCTCTTGAAGCGATCCGCGATCGATTAGCGCCTAACGGGATTATAATTCTCACGACTCCCAATTTAGCCAGTCTTGGCTCACGTTTGAGCTTGCTTCGCGGCAATGGCGATTTGGGTTATTGGGGTGACGGTCGGGCAAATCGCGAGGATGGGCTCTGGGGTCACATCGTTTATTATGATATTCGCCGACTCAAACGCCTCCTGGCCGATTCAGGCTTGACTACACTCGAAGCAATGACCTTTTGGTACCGCCCCGATCGATCACCGATTGGCAGACTGCTTTATCTAGCTTCTCAACTCATGCCCTCTGGCCGCCAAACGATTTTTCTCGTCGCCGAGCGCGGCGAACACACTCCAATTCCAGCCGCTATTTAA
- a CDS encoding class I SAM-dependent methyltransferase has translation MANQYQQADVVEVWDAVSQDYDPKSYSGVDNEANVETVKALYPDWSGRTVLEVGAGSGLSSLELARAGAQVSLLDLSPKALKFASQAFAKANLPVTLIEDDALALKHSLGAYDLVWNGGVIEHFVDEGKLALMKMMYRATKPGGVTFILVPNPLDLPYTIAKALLIITRRWVYGYEDDIHPARARRLVQIAQIPQAKVWSYNPVVGWWFLPLGKRLMNLFGRNTLKHHLARSLFGHLTVIEIWKPKH, from the coding sequence ATGGCAAATCAGTACCAACAGGCTGACGTTGTTGAAGTTTGGGACGCTGTCTCCCAAGACTATGATCCCAAAAGTTATAGCGGCGTTGATAACGAAGCCAACGTCGAGACCGTCAAGGCGCTATATCCAGATTGGTCGGGTCGAACAGTCCTTGAAGTTGGCGCTGGTTCTGGTTTAAGCTCGCTCGAACTCGCTCGCGCCGGCGCTCAAGTTTCACTCCTCGACCTCTCGCCAAAAGCCCTCAAGTTCGCAAGTCAGGCTTTTGCCAAAGCGAATCTACCCGTAACCCTTATCGAGGATGATGCTCTGGCGCTCAAACACTCTCTTGGCGCTTACGACTTAGTTTGGAATGGCGGCGTCATTGAACACTTTGTCGATGAAGGCAAGCTCGCGCTCATGAAGATGATGTATAGAGCTACCAAGCCAGGCGGCGTAACGTTTATTCTCGTGCCAAATCCACTCGATCTGCCCTATACAATCGCCAAAGCGCTCCTAATTATCACTCGCCGCTGGGTCTACGGCTATGAAGATGATATCCACCCAGCCCGTGCCCGGCGCCTCGTTCAAATCGCCCAAATCCCACAGGCTAAAGTTTGGTCATACAACCCAGTTGTCGGCTGGTGGTTCCTACCGCTCGGCAAGCGACTCATGAACCTGTTTGGGCGCAATACGCTTAAACACCACCTGGCGCGCTCTTTATTCGGGCATCTGACTGTCATTGAGATTTGGAAACCCAAGCATTAG